The Streptomyces sp. NBC_01268 genome window below encodes:
- a CDS encoding carbamoyltransferase family protein, with amino-acid sequence MRNTETPWILGLSAAHNGGACLLHGDEIVAAVQEERLSGIKRDRTYGASVSLATEYCLRHAGIEPRQLDAIVLCVQGEAGQAEQDVSLNRQLRPCFHGIPTLRISHHLGHALSAYAVSGFSDAAILVVDGMGSPDRDLSEEECRAVIGAPGGWEIISTYEASGATVRPLAKQLVPAGKWLDRDGAGMPGFGSIGGMYSAVAQQIFGDPMDAGKVMGLAPFGTPSFQPHEFVSVTDGLATFATAVPERFPHSDRWPLRRREYADLAASVQSALEEAILALVRRLRASSTSANLCYSGGVALNCLVNERLMHESGFSDVFVAPFAEDSGPAVGAAFYGLWRHRRHRPARLVSEGFGHRYEPSDVQEAIRSVPLVAVCPDRDVTDIADVAADRLERGQLGAWFDGRSELGPRALGQRSIVADPRRAEHKVRLNRDVKQREAFRPFAPSVLAEHVHTWFDVDETRCVSPFMLRTFTFRPGCGSRVPAVAHVDDSARVQSVHEELQPRYHALIRRFHERTGVPMILNTSLNGSGQPIVETPTDALWTMLELGLDFAVIEGVLVEPAPDFDSILGLVPVIAAAGYTVDHALPPGPTASVESRASAVAFEVATPWGSRVQPVTAEALSVLASVDGVSTGHEIHERLRRDRNDELTAAQLTRTMRFLRRTRILDFRATVPSIPLVDRQEVAAS; translated from the coding sequence TTGAGAAACACTGAAACGCCGTGGATTCTCGGACTCAGCGCCGCACACAACGGCGGTGCGTGTCTGCTGCACGGAGACGAGATCGTCGCCGCCGTCCAAGAGGAACGGCTCTCGGGAATCAAGCGCGACCGCACCTACGGCGCCTCCGTCAGCCTGGCCACCGAGTACTGCCTGCGCCATGCCGGGATCGAGCCGCGGCAATTGGACGCCATCGTGCTGTGCGTGCAGGGGGAGGCGGGTCAGGCCGAGCAGGACGTGAGCCTGAATCGTCAACTGCGCCCGTGCTTCCACGGGATTCCCACCCTGCGGATTTCGCACCACCTCGGCCACGCCCTCAGCGCCTACGCCGTGTCGGGTTTCTCGGATGCCGCCATCCTCGTCGTGGACGGAATGGGGTCACCCGATCGAGATCTCAGCGAAGAGGAGTGCCGCGCCGTCATCGGCGCACCCGGCGGCTGGGAGATCATCTCGACGTACGAGGCGTCGGGAGCGACCGTCCGCCCCCTCGCCAAGCAGCTCGTCCCAGCAGGCAAGTGGCTGGACCGCGACGGCGCGGGAATGCCCGGCTTCGGCAGTATCGGCGGCATGTACTCCGCCGTCGCTCAGCAGATCTTCGGCGACCCCATGGACGCGGGCAAGGTCATGGGGCTGGCTCCGTTCGGTACGCCGTCGTTCCAGCCGCACGAGTTCGTGTCCGTGACCGACGGCTTGGCGACGTTCGCCACCGCCGTACCGGAGCGGTTTCCGCACTCCGACCGATGGCCTCTGCGCCGGCGCGAGTACGCCGACCTCGCCGCCTCGGTCCAGTCCGCCCTTGAGGAGGCGATCCTGGCGTTGGTGCGTCGGCTGCGCGCGTCGTCCACCTCGGCGAACCTGTGCTACTCCGGCGGCGTGGCGCTGAACTGCCTGGTGAACGAACGCCTGATGCACGAGTCCGGCTTCTCCGACGTCTTCGTCGCGCCCTTCGCCGAGGACAGCGGACCCGCCGTCGGCGCCGCGTTCTACGGTCTCTGGCGTCACCGCCGGCACCGACCTGCCAGGCTGGTGAGTGAGGGATTCGGGCACCGCTACGAACCGAGCGACGTGCAGGAAGCCATCCGGTCGGTCCCGCTCGTCGCCGTGTGCCCGGACCGGGACGTGACCGACATCGCCGACGTCGCTGCGGACCGGTTGGAGCGCGGACAGCTCGGGGCGTGGTTCGACGGCCGGAGCGAACTCGGCCCACGCGCGCTGGGGCAACGCAGCATCGTGGCGGATCCTCGCCGTGCGGAGCACAAGGTGAGGCTGAACCGCGACGTCAAGCAGCGAGAGGCGTTCCGCCCGTTCGCTCCGTCGGTGCTGGCCGAACACGTCCACACCTGGTTCGACGTCGACGAGACGCGGTGCGTCAGCCCGTTCATGCTGCGCACGTTCACCTTCCGACCGGGCTGCGGGTCCCGGGTGCCCGCCGTCGCGCACGTCGACGACAGCGCGCGCGTGCAATCCGTTCACGAAGAGCTCCAGCCGCGCTACCACGCGCTGATCCGGCGCTTCCACGAGCGCACCGGCGTGCCGATGATCTTGAATACCTCGCTGAACGGCTCCGGGCAGCCCATCGTCGAGACGCCGACCGACGCGTTGTGGACGATGCTCGAACTGGGGCTGGACTTCGCGGTGATCGAAGGCGTGCTCGTCGAGCCGGCGCCGGACTTCGACTCCATCCTGGGGCTGGTGCCCGTCATCGCCGCCGCCGGGTACACCGTCGACCACGCGCTCCCGCCAGGGCCAACGGCCTCGGTCGAGAGCCGGGCGTCGGCCGTCGCGTTCGAAGTGGCCACACCGTGGGGCAGCAGGGTCCAGCCGGTCACCGCGGAGGCGCTGTCCGTGCTGGCGTCGGTCGACGGCGTGTCGACGGGGCACGAGATCCACGAGCGGCTTCGGCGCGACCGGAACGACGAACTCACCGCCGCCCAGCTGACCCGGACGATGCGGTTCCTCCGCCGAACCCGGATTCTGGATTTCCGGGCAACGGTGCCCTCGATTCCATTGGTTGACCGCCAGGAGGTTGCAGCATCGTGA
- a CDS encoding radical SAM/SPASM domain-containing protein, translating to MLKQLPLLNSANTSGCGSCTSKARPRDISALALQEEMRTLVQRAADEQAEHVTLSAAPTDPGPAELTLALDEPVPLVHELHHEPVNGSHVWVGVQEAALAVADDAQHRLITRLAAGESPRSIANDVGWSEASDVVSLLATSGLIRGLTGYRDRTPSGVTVFARLHLTQACQLECAHCYADSSPHVDRANELPTERWRRFIDDFAAVGGKQVLFTGGEALMHPGCLELMAAAKAHRMKVTLFSNGLLIPKLAERIHPLVDLVQISIDGPDAESHDAIRGRNSFKHAIAAVDRLAELGTPTRIGMTIVPSTWPNWVQNFPQLRDRFAGAPNVVFKFTYGIMPHGRGSQIDPAGPASREEVSDLLSTVNGSAPQITRYMATCGYADQMVIGPDGSVYPCHLLDGKVCHIDDMPVRDIVDLVGGLATQIDVDHVEGCKTCEIRYLCGGTCRVRDSKNTGSRLITTCTPEDKRRIYVKMAGDFAQHAR from the coding sequence ATGCTGAAGCAGCTGCCGCTCTTGAACTCCGCGAACACGTCCGGGTGCGGGTCATGCACGTCCAAAGCCCGCCCGCGGGACATCTCCGCCCTCGCGCTGCAGGAGGAAATGCGCACTCTGGTGCAGCGAGCAGCCGACGAGCAGGCTGAACACGTCACGCTGAGCGCAGCGCCGACCGACCCGGGGCCGGCGGAGCTCACGCTCGCGCTCGACGAACCCGTGCCGCTGGTCCACGAACTGCACCACGAGCCGGTGAACGGCTCGCACGTCTGGGTGGGCGTCCAGGAGGCCGCGCTGGCAGTGGCGGACGACGCACAGCACCGGCTCATCACCAGACTCGCGGCCGGCGAATCGCCGCGCAGCATCGCGAACGACGTCGGATGGAGCGAAGCTTCGGACGTCGTGTCCCTCCTGGCGACCTCCGGGCTGATTCGCGGCTTGACGGGCTACCGCGACCGCACGCCCTCAGGCGTCACGGTGTTCGCCCGCCTCCACCTCACGCAGGCCTGCCAGCTCGAATGCGCACACTGCTACGCGGACTCGAGCCCGCACGTCGATCGCGCGAACGAGCTCCCGACGGAGCGGTGGCGCAGGTTCATCGACGACTTCGCCGCGGTCGGGGGCAAGCAGGTGCTGTTCACCGGCGGTGAGGCGCTGATGCACCCCGGCTGTCTCGAGCTCATGGCGGCCGCCAAGGCGCACCGGATGAAGGTGACGCTGTTCAGCAACGGCCTGCTGATCCCCAAGCTGGCCGAGCGCATTCATCCGCTGGTCGACCTGGTGCAGATCAGCATCGATGGACCCGACGCCGAGTCACACGACGCCATCCGCGGCCGCAACTCCTTCAAGCATGCGATCGCGGCGGTCGACAGGTTGGCCGAACTGGGAACTCCGACGCGCATCGGCATGACGATCGTGCCCTCCACATGGCCCAACTGGGTGCAGAATTTCCCCCAGCTGCGAGACCGCTTCGCGGGGGCGCCGAACGTCGTCTTCAAATTCACCTACGGCATCATGCCGCACGGCCGCGGCAGCCAGATCGACCCCGCAGGGCCTGCGTCGCGAGAGGAAGTGAGCGACCTCCTCTCCACGGTCAACGGTTCCGCTCCCCAGATCACGCGCTATATGGCCACGTGCGGATACGCCGATCAGATGGTGATCGGTCCCGATGGGTCGGTCTACCCGTGCCATCTGCTGGACGGAAAGGTCTGCCACATCGACGACATGCCCGTGCGCGACATCGTCGACCTGGTGGGGGGACTGGCAACACAGATCGACGTCGACCATGTCGAGGGATGCAAGACGTGCGAGATTCGGTATCTTTGCGGCGGGACGTGCCGCGTACGCGACAGCAAGAACACCGGCTCTCGCCTGATCACCACGTGCACGCCTGAGGACAAGCGTCGTATCTACGTGAAGATGGCTGGCGATTTCGCTCAGCACGCGCGGTAA